The genomic stretch ACTCACCCAACCGACGATTGACTTGTATTCGACATTCATTGAGGACACCTCATTGTTTCATATTGTGCCTTGTGGTGTGGATACCGATTTTTTCCAACCCGCAGATAAAATACAGGCAAAACAGAAAGTTGCGGAATTATTAGGGAGACCTGAAATTACCGAGAAGCCCGTTGTTGGATACATCTCAAGATTTGAGGTTGAAAAAGGCGCGGGAGTTTTTATGGATGTCGCTCGTTTGATGCCGGAAGTTTTCTTTGTGGCCGCAGGTCGGATAGAAGACACCCATCGCTACGATTTTCCAGAAAATCTCGTTCACAGTGGGAGACGTCCGCGCGAAGAGTTACCTGTTCTCTATAACGCCTTTGACGTGTTCTGTTTCCCAAGTCTTGCGTGTTCTGAGGAGTTCGGGTTGGTGGTTCTTGAAGCGATGGCGTGTGGAACTGTGCCAGTGGTATCCAGTTACGATGGTCCGAAATACGTGGTAAAAGACGCAGGAGTCGTTGTGCCTGCAATGCTGTATGGTCGTGATATGACGGGGCTCGGTGGCGGGATTTTGGCTGAGGACTTTGCCGAAGCGATTATGGAACTTTTACAAGACGATGCCCAAAGACACAAACTTGCTGAAAAAGGAAGACAGCGGGCACTTGAGCTCACATGGGACAACAGTGCCAAATGCCTCCTACGGGTTTTTCAAGAACTGAATGCGAAAAAACATCTCGTTAGGCAGAGATCTCACATGCCGATAGGTTTTGGTCTCAACGAAAATGTAGATGGGACTGTTAATCCGAAGGCAACGATTATCAATGCCAGACGCGAAGGCAATACGCCCCTAACGGGGACTCTCTACGATACATCCGTAGAAGAAGGAATCGCCCTATCGCTTTTACAAAATCATAGTATGCCTGAGATTGAGGTGATCCTTTCCGCCTTGTTGGCAGATGACGATGCGGTAGCAGAACATCTCGATCGCTTGAAGGGATTCATGAGGGCATTGTTCTAATAAAGGTTATAAGAAAAACGTATGATACAGTTTCCCATTCATTTAAAAGCACACAAAAGGTTCAATGATGCCGGACATACCTTTGTTGCGGACATAGAAGCGGCGTGTATCTTTGAAGTCAATGAGCTAGTATCCGAGGTCCTTGATATCTGTGAAGGCTCCACGACAGCACAAGTAAAGGCGGCATTGCGCTCGAAATATCAAGAATCTGAGATTAACCAAGTTTTCGCTTACCTCTTTCAGCTGCAAATGGCAGGGATATTGTTTCATCAGACATCGGTGATAGATAAGGAACGTATAGAATTCTCGGGAAAGATTGTTGTTTCACCGAGTTTTCTGTATCGGCTGGATCAAAAGTCGTTTCTCACACGCGTCGCCTACCATCAGTTGTTCCGGGCACTTTCCAAAAGGTTAGAAGTCTTTATACCTACTATCAATACAGAAGGTCTCCCGACAAATTTCGACTGGGAAAGAGTCACCCCCTTAGAGATACCCACCGAGGTGGGACAGAATGTGATCGGATACTATCCAGAGGACTGTCATGGGGTATTAAGTTTACCACATTCCATGGATCATGATGTTTCATTAGCATACTCGTCTCGGATCCCAACGATATTTTATGTATCGAGTGCCGAACCCGATAGACAGTTGATTTTGGATAAGTTCTTTCTCCTTCGCGATTGCG from Candidatus Poribacteria bacterium encodes the following:
- a CDS encoding glycosyltransferase family 4 protein, with product MRHRYTLIEFQENAYLADLEYHRLLPVDELVQDVFERLESDTEEIVSDLADTYTEAEIRNCLQYLHWPQEQRFSKTLEAPSFKIFAPRLHSTHEQLRWNTLGASVAHIELLKALSKYATIHVTQEFEDMENMVLMPFNIHEKPSAYRMIKENYDGVLLWYLDEVEMMSALNYLHVPVVLPIYAARRDNGRIINRMMHWYASMRHFDAFMTLTQPTIDLYSTFIEDTSLFHIVPCGVDTDFFQPADKIQAKQKVAELLGRPEITEKPVVGYISRFEVEKGAGVFMDVARLMPEVFFVAAGRIEDTHRYDFPENLVHSGRRPREELPVLYNAFDVFCFPSLACSEEFGLVVLEAMACGTVPVVSSYDGPKYVVKDAGVVVPAMLYGRDMTGLGGGILAEDFAEAIMELLQDDAQRHKLAEKGRQRALELTWDNSAKCLLRVFQELNAKKHLVRQRSHMPIGFGLNENVDGTVNPKATIINARREGNTPLTGTLYDTSVEEGIALSLLQNHSMPEIEVILSALLADDDAVAEHLDRLKGFMRALF